The sequence below is a genomic window from Anopheles cruzii chromosome 3, idAnoCruzAS_RS32_06, whole genome shotgun sequence.
TTGGTTACGCACGACGAGCATCATCATGTTCCGAGTCCCAGCCTGACGTCATTCGGTGCTCCGGGGCTTCCGGTGTCGCTCCATTCATGCGTTTGTCCACGCGGACGGACAGCGAtctggtttcactttcttggAAGCCATGAAACTTCCACGCGAAACCGCTTTCATTGATAGAATCTGGCCGTAAGGGGATCGTCGCTCGGTGTCACCCTTTGACGGGGTGCGTGATGATGCTGAGGAGGCGCGACCGCGAGGCATCGCGAGTGTGTGCGGCACTTTTCAATTCCGGCCGACGCCCGCCGACTCAAGCCTAGAGCAGAAGAGAGGTGCCACTAGACGCGACAGCAGAGAGACCAATTGTGCTTTCGGCTTCTAATCGGGCAAAATGAATGATTTGGAGGAACGCACTTCTGCGAACAAATTGTCTTTAAATTCATTTGTTGTTAACCGCTGCGATGGCGGGTATGGCGGGTGCTGGCGGCTGGACTTTTAACTAATGATTGGACTGTGTGGGGGGCCACCGACAGGGCGGAGACGCGCATCGGTTCCGACAAATCTGCTTTAATGCTTGCCCCATTAAACCCATTAAACATCCGGCCAACGGGCGAACAACGAGTTTCCCCTTGGAGGTGTTAATGGACCATCTAACAAGGTCTTTGATGGGGGCTTTCATGCTAAAACTTGTGAGAAACAATTCTGCTAAAACATCCACATTTCGGCAGGGTAAGAATATGATCGTGTTTAGAAAAAATAGGACTTAAGATTTATCCAACATTGTCGAGAACTGGGCTGGTAAGCGTTATCCTCGTCCGCATCAAAAGAGGTCATCACGGTACCGTTTTTGGGCGTTATATTTAGCTTCTTCCTTAGGTACACAGAGAAGCAGTATCCTTCCCATGGGTAAGCGGCGGTCGGAGTGCCGCCCGTATTTCGCCAATTGAATCAATTGAAATTCGTTGAATTCAATTCGCTTTCCCTTCTGCTTTACACGATGCTTTGTGTTCCTCAGCtgttttttatttcggttttcTGACCCTTTTCCGTACACTTTGCTTCACTTTCGAtccttgtttattttttaccgCCTGTTGTCCAAAATGCTGCCCACAAAAGGCAGAAAGATACTCAGAAGGACGTACTTTCGAGCGGTCGAGATTCGGAGCGTTCGCCATTCGGGCAACGCACTCCCAACGCCCaaatgccgtgccgtgtgtctgACCGCTTCGGACGacagaaatttgcataatcaaAACCTGCAAATGTCAAACGTCTAGCCAAAACATGACCACAGGGGTGTGATAGCCAATAGAGCTGCGGGGTTAATGGCCGTAGCATTCGCACCAGTCGAATGTGCGCCATCCGTCGTCGCAATCTTCGCGATCGCAGCCACAGACGCTGGTGAAGaatgatgaatgtttttttaccGGTTCGATCTGCGCTGTTCTCCttcgccgacgccaccgctgCACGGTGAAGCAGTGTCaatgaatttttcaatcaGCGTTCGAGGCCAAAGTAATATTTTCGTCAATCGTATCGTCAGCAGTATCGGTGCTTTGGTTCGGGAGGAATATCATCGATTCACCGATGAACCGataaggaaaaggaaaaaaaggatgccCCCCAATCACAGTAAGCCGTAGCCAACAGCATACGCTTTCCAGATGTTCAGATACGATCTAATGTTGGAAAACGGACGAAATGATGGATGAAACTTACCCACACGGCCTCGATCGTTGCCGACGGGAAAGTTGGCCAGAAGCAGcgtaaaaaatacaaacacgGCGGtcacaaagaaaaacactttgTTCTTCGAGCATCCACTGGCACCACCGCGGTAATGGTGCCGCTCGTTGCCGGAAGTGAAATCGTACAATCGGTCGTTCTTCCGGCACGATTCGTCCAAGAGCGTAGTGCATTCCGTATCGTTGCTCGCGGAACTACTGCTTCCGCCGTCGTTGTCCTGAAATCGTCGATAGACGTCGCCATTGCCGTGATGGTGGGTCAGCGCCGTGTGTACAATCCGTTCGCTCCAATCGAGCTGCACTATGTTGGACGAGTGCATTTTGCTGCAACAAGACAAACAAAGCAGTCGTTTGTAAAACTGTATCACTCGGTCGTGTGGACCGGCAAcgggaaacaaaaacctgCACTTACTTTCTGTGCGCGTTCGGTCGACGTTGCAAAGATTCAGAGCCTGCTGGAGCTTAGAACGGTGAACACTTAATGCCTGCTTCGTTTGCACACGTTCTGAGCCATATTGATCCACGGGAACTGTGGGAAAGTTGTTAACAGTAATTTATGTACATTTCACCGTAATCAAAGAAGCTGCAGCACTAAAATTGTTTTCTCTGTTTTTGCCGTATCTGTCAACGCTCGTCAACTGACAGCCGACGGGAATGCCGAGCTGTTTACAGTATGCGGTTGATTGGCTATACTTGTCCCGACCGCAGCACGTGCGCTGTGCAGTTTGAAAACATTGTCGAAAAATTTAAACCAGACATTGTTGCAAGATCGAACGGAATGTTTACCGGGTCAACTCTGCCCAAAAATGTTGTCCAAGAGTCACGGCGAAAAAGTATATAAAACAGCCACAACTGTTTCACATGTTGGATGTTCCGACAAGATGTTTGGAGAGACTCTGCACGTGACGCTTGTTACGCAATAATGTTACAGTGCACAAGAAAGTATAGTAAAAAATACTATACACACAACTGCTTGGTTGTACATTCTATCTAGAACACAAAGTTTGCAACTGAAGCATCTCATTTTTCTATGTCTTGCTTTATTTTCAAcattgaattattattttgttgttgttttttcagtaattatcgattgtttttaaaatttaaatttctatACAAGCGCTagataaatatattttttcaGAATCATGTTTAAGGGTAGCGGGCGATGAAAATTCGTTCGTAATGAAAAGGtaacccaaaaacaaaaagaactCTACGGGTTTCGACCGTAAACTCTTGAttcaaatcataaacaaaacGATTAACAGATATGTTTCCAATTGGCGGTAAAGAAAAATGTACACTAGACAATTCTGATGAGCTAAGCTGggtacgctgctgctgtgtctGAATGGTGGcggtgttttttgtttaaattttcacAGGTTAGTCTCACAAACTGCCGATGGCGGCATCGTGTTGGAGGTAAAGCAACGCTTCAATtgtaataaatgtttaaaaaacgTAAGaagcaatatttaaaaaactaGAATAGGATCGTACAATCGGTTAATGCCTAGCTTCTCAAGCTGCTTGACAATTTCTGCATGCGTGCATGCGCTTATGAAGAATAGTATCCCCTAACTGaatatgaaaataaacaacaaacgacTATGGATTTGCACGGCGACTATGGCCTCTTTATACTCGCGCCCAGCTCTCGCCGTTCCTTTCCTATCGCTCGATCACgtacattcatttttatcgctCCTGATCGTGTTCCCTCTCCGGTGTCTCTCAGTGTGTCTAAACATGTCCCACGCCGACCATGCAgacgtcgtcgttggcctGTCTTCAAAATGCTCCAAATCCTTTTTCCCCTTTTGCGGAGCCGCCTTGCTTCCCTACGTCTATGTTTATATGGTTTCTCAAATTGGCAACGGTGCATCTGGATCGTACGATGTTGTTGGTTAACGAATAATGATTAGTTTACATTGTTTTTCCCACTCACGGTCCTCAAGGCCAATCCACCGGTAACGCAAGGTCCGgtgcaattgaaaaaaaacttttaacacacacaaaaacataaaccattGCCTGAACGTGGCTATCGATAGCGTTAGCGATGTGCAGGCCGCGTCAACCAGTGGTCAACCGGTTATGTATTCGAACAAACCGATCTCTCATATGAGAACTAAGGGCCAAAAGCTTcaacgatcgttttgattgggTCACATTTGTTGAACCAAATAAGTGCAAAACAACAATTATTCTTGGCTAGAATATTGGATTTTGAACCAGGTACACGGAAATGCCTCAAAGCACGCCTGCATCCCACTGGATCACGATCGTCTCGAGAGGCCACTCACAAGATGCACATGCACGAAACGACCATCTCGCTTCGGGCACAGCCCGGAAGTGAGTTGTGTGTGAATGCTAATTGTTTCGACACCTTGCCGTTTCTCAGCGGTTCCAAAAGTTTCCACACAACCTGTCGCATCCTCTATCTTCTGTATGAGTGCTTAAACTTCAATGGTGTGACTGTATGTTTGGGTGGTGCAGTGATTCGACTCGCAAGATTATAAAGGATTCCAAACCGTGATGCTGTTTCCAGAAATCATTTCTTATTTTTGTGTTCATTTCTTCTTATTACAAGATATTTATAATTAGTGGTTGCTTTTTTGTATGCTCGATTActatttcttcttttttgtagCGTGACTTTGTTTAGTTTCGCGTTCCCAACCGCAGTTTTACCACGAAATACACATTCCTCACAGTGAGAGCGGTAAGAAGCTCCCTTCGCAGGGAATGGCGAGGCGCCCCTTGGTGTGCTTGCTCTGCTGTGCCGTGTTCCGAATATAGAGACAATCTATCCACTCCGCTGGGCTTTACTtagttggtttttgtttttgctgatCACACATAATaatttttacgttttattttactttttatgctttctttttgtgttgcaTTTTTATCCCTCGATCCAAGGCGACAACGAGGCAAGCGGGGTGGGAGACAAAGGGGTCAATGAGCTGAGCGCTGTTTCCATtaccacacgcacacacacacacacacgcatacacacgaAGGACACGGCAGCATCCATCCACATTCCTATCGATCGGCTTCCGCTTGGAAGACCGAATCCCTTTGCTTCcctttgctttgctgctgGCCTCATTCTGCATTCGATTAGGAAACGGATAGATATTGTTGTGTTTGCGtacgctactgctgctggtgctgctgctgctgttggctttCTCGCTTCCTccccctcgctctctctctctctcttgctaaATAATTTATACCATCATTTCGACGACCAAACACTACCTGGGGTCTGGCACGTGGTGCTGTCTCGAGGACACCGACGAGGAAGTATTGGACGCAGCGTTCGCTTGTTTCATTTCGCGCGCTTTGGCAGCATTTCCCCCACCGGACGAGGGAGGCGTTTGGCGTGATGACGTCCTGCGCTCAACGGCccctccgccgccacctccaGCACCGGGCTTGGCAGATGGCTGACCTTTGCCGGGTTTGCCACCGCCAGTGGatccatgctgctgctgctgctgcccggcccgTCCTTGCGAATCGGCACCAAGCTTGAAACTATCACaattgccaccaccaccgtcctcCTTCTCGCCGCCATAGTTGCCGGATTCAGCCGTCGTAGCACCACCAGTACCGCCTCCGTCACCGTCCAGTCCTCCCTcctcgccaccgtcgtccacTAGCGGCTGAGACCTCCTTACACTATTGTTAACGGTACTACTAGTATTTCCAACGCCTAAATTCAATGAACTCAACTCATCGGACAATtcttcgtcggcggcggcggtgctgctgctcttaTTGAACGATTGAATGTTTGCGATGGTTGATAACATTAAAGCTTGCACAAATTGCGATCTGTAATAAATTGGTCGGTGGACGGAAGACAAGCATTAAAACAACATTTCCCCCAACAAGGGGTTTCCCGTTTCAGGCACATACCTGTCAGCTCGATCACGCTCCAGCTGCGCTTGCTCGGCCTCATCCATGGTTGGTGCCATGAAGCGTGCCATCAAGAACTgcgattgctgctgttgctgttgctgctgctgctgcgagctCGATCCGGTCGCGGgtccaccggaaccaccgatCGGGCCGAGGATGTTGCTAACACCGACCAGACCGATCGGTACCGgcatcgacgacgaggacgctGCAGTGATCGGTGCATCGCGCCCACCGGCATTCAGTGTGATGATTGTGTGGTTCGAGTTGGCCTGGCTGCTGCCTATCGCATTGTTGTTGACACCGGTTGCACCGCTCGGGGCGGTCGAGACGAccgtcggctgctgctgtcgtctTGGTAGCCGCTCCAACTGTTGACGGGCGGCCTTgacgaaggacgaaaagaaaagcgaaaacgaaacgtttcATCCGGATTCTAGCTCCATTCAGACGACATTGCGAAACATTTTACGGGCCCTTTTCCCTCTAGGATGTATGGTAGCGCTTGCCGAACTATGTAATTGGCTTTCGTCTGATTTCCCCACAATTATTTACAAGAAGAAACATCAATGGTACACGGAAGATCATGAAGGTTTTGTACAACAAGTCGAACCGGTTCATGGCGCGCTACGAAACATCTTGGACGACAGTAATGATTGGAAACCTACATTTAAAAGTGTTTGTTTACGCAACCTAGCAACGGAGAAACCCCGGCAAAGTCAACTGGGTGTTTCACTGTTCATCAATAATAAAGTCCTAAATTTAGTGTCAGAATTGCCCtacaaaacacagaaaattGGCTCTCGCGTGCCACGTGCCAAAACAGTGAGCTGAGCTGCAATAAATCGATCCAAACAGCAACGAAAACCATGTACGAGGCAAGCGAGTTGAACTGAGAATGTGAATCACAACCCATAGATTGCATCGCTATGGAATTGATAGCTGAAATGcttaaaagttttccaccaagCCTTTAGATAACAAAGTGGCACACCGAGGGGACGGAGGGATAAAGAGACATCAGCTTAGATAAAGGACACCACCAGAGCATTACCGTAACCGACACACAGGCGTACACAGCGAGAAACGTGTAGCAAAAGAAGGCCACCTCAAGCGGCAGTGCCCAAGGATGATGCCAAAAGTGCTGCACGATTGTTTCATACATTGACACCGatacacgcgcgcgcacactgAGATGATAGTTTTGCTTGATGTACGAAATATGAATAAAGACTGTCGGCGGAGGTTGCTATTCTTTTCCGTCAAAAGTGAAACTGTTCTCGGCCATTTGCCACCGTGACACCGTTATGATGACGACACCGCAAAACCGAAAGGAATGCAGTATTTGGCTAGCAGTGGCTGCTGCAGTGcacaacgaaaacgaaatcgaagaaaatacAAACTACCAAAAACGCAATCGGAGGAATCGCTGGAAGGTGCGCACCCGGTCCCACCCCCTCCTGGAGTGCCGTAGTTGCTCTCCTTGCCCGGTTGATAACACTTCCACCACCGGAGTGCTGCATCGGGGGGTGGATCCTCTAGAGCGCGCTTTTACACCGGGTTGGAGATCCTCGGCACAAGATTTTTCTGTCCTTTTCCGGTCTGCACTTTTCccgcgtttcctttgttttccGCTTGGCGAAGATAAACGGGCGTTGTTGGAAGCTAGATACTGCGCGATTCCCGCTTCGGCGTTGCCAACGGAAAAGCTATTTTCAACTTCGTCTCCTTTTTATGGTGTTTAAAGATGTGTGCTGTGTATGTATCTGCGTCAGGCCGCATCGATCACCGGAAGAACAACACTGGGCCACGGATTACACCGATTAGCTAACGGACGGTAGCTTATTTTTCCAAACTTCAAAAGTACGCGCCTACTACGACAGAGCTCGTCATTCCCTCTGGGGCGAAGAATGtaggcgatcgcgatcgcgttttgCGGGTGAAACGCTTTAGCGAAGCACCCCGACGACCGGGTAGCGCTGAACGGACGGAAAGTGAAGGACGTACTGGGTGTTCAACAAATCCGCCCTTTCGCACGAAGCCGCGAGTTGCCGCGAAAATCTAAATGCATCGCACACGGACGGCCCActacaaacaaaccgaagcaACCCCGAAGAACCAGCCCTGCCGGACTAGGGGCGCTGGTTTTCGGCAGCTCGCCACTGCCtggcgctctctctcactctagcTGGTGGATTCgaaaaccaccaccattacctggtggtggtcaaatggccccaaaaaaaaaatacaaaaccaaTCGCACATCTTCGAGAAAAGGTTGTGTAATGTTTCGTGCGCGAATTTACCCAACATTCCGTCCACTTTGCGCattagtttaaatttaatacCACACCACTACTTGGGGTCACTTGGGGGCTGCCTCTCTCTCCGTGCATGGTGAGAAGTATGCGATGTTCATCACCCGCCGCCACTTTTGCCCCGCACCCCGATCAGCTGGGCAAAGTTTGTTTACCGAAGACGCCACCAACAtcgctccctcgctctctcgctcactgCTTACGAGAGGGaaatttacacacacacacgcgcgcgcacgcacacatacatGCACACTTACAGTGACTTGCTGCCGTTCGAGCTGAATCTGCAtgtgcagctgctgcagctgggaAGGTTGAGGGGCTCCGCCACGCCGAACGTTAGACAGCTGCTGCAACAGTTCCGCGATCGGATCGACCGATTCGCGGCCCGATGGTGACAGCGTCgacaggccgccgccggatgagCTGAAGTGCATGTTCGAGCGGCGTGAGCGTGGTCCACCGAGCGCTCGACCCGAGTGCGGCATCCGTCGTACTCCCCCATGACGGATCGCTGATGGTTCATCGTAAAGGGTTCCAAAAATGATCTTGAGTTAAGGAAACAAAACGCGCGCACCAAGAATGTCCTCGCAGGACAGGTACCTAGAAGGAAAGCAGACAGAGAGGGGGGCCTAACGGGCCTAAAGTAAAACAGACTCAGCTGGTCATTGGTAAAGGATATCAGAAACGAGATGAGATCGCGGGATCCGCTGCGATGCTCGAGGCTTAGATGGCGGGCAAAGTCATCCGTTACGAAGTTCGGTTCGCCACCGGGCAAGGCGGCGCACACCGGACAGACAACCTCCAGTCCGGTGTCGGTATGCTCGGCACTGACGTGTTCCAGGAGCGCGGCATCGCTCAAACCCATACGCTTGCAGTACGGACAGGTGAAGGACTGGGGCTGGTCGGGTGGCAGCACCTCGCCGCCGTAGTACAGCTCGAAGTCCGACTGCGTAAGTATGCACTGCATCGGGTGGTCGGCCGAGTGGCGAGTGGTCGTGGCGCCCTCCTCGTAGCAGTTCGCGCACAGATCGTAGTCATAGCAGATCAGACACTTGTACCGTCTGCCGCGGAAGTTACTTTTCAGACATGAATCACAGCTAACCCCTGTGAGGacatacagagagagagagagagaaagagaaagcagTGTGTTAAATTGGTAGATAAGCGCAGAGCGCACGTTCGATTCTTCGCTCTTTTTCCGCAACATCAACACAGCTCGCAGGGCCTCTTAGCCATGCATCACACACATGGCGATGGTTGCTGTGTTCTGGGTCGCGGCTCCTTAAAAGAAAGTAATTACGGAAGAAAGGGCGACACACTGACCACAAACAATGACGTGATCCTGTGTTTACTCTACTCTGCCCGCCCTCCCGCCACCATTCGGCCCGCTGGgttccaccaccacacaaCCACAACGGCGGGCACACACTCGGTCTCACGGCCGACGGAAGGTGTCTTGCCGCGCGTAAGGTGCGCATCCAAGAGTCCAAGGAAAAAATCCGCTATATTTAGCACAAAGAATCGCTTCGATTCTCGCTCGAAATCCGTGTGCTCTCGCGGCTGCAATCCGATGGGCCACCGGCGGAGAAGCGGAACCGTTCCGACGGCGGACTGAGTACAGACAGCCGGGTGATAGATGCAGGTGGAACGAGATAATTGGACGGCGGGTCAACCGATGACCGCGGTTTTGCACGGATCGTACCCTGGGTGGGCGGTTGCGCAGCTTGAACCCGTCCAAAGGAGGCTCTCCCGTTCGCAACACAGAAAACGTCGCCATTTCCGTTCGTCCAAACAGTCAGCGATGTAAATGACGACTTTGGCCATCCGGTCATGGGCGGGTCAGGGGTCCGCTGTGCGAcagcaataacaacaacaaccacatcgCAAACACCAACAATTTTGAGATGGTCCTTCGAAA
It includes:
- the LOC128275608 gene encoding E3 ubiquitin-protein ligase KCMF1 — translated: MSRHEGVSCDSCLKSNFRGRRYKCLICYDYDLCANCYEEGATTTRHSADHPMQCILTQSDFELYYGGEVLPPDQPQSFTCPYCKRMGLSDAALLEHVSAEHTDTGLEVVCPVCAALPGGEPNFVTDDFARHLSLEHRSGSRDLISFLDEPSAIRHGGVRRMPHSGRALGGPRSRRSNMHFSSSGGGLSTLSPSGRESVDPIAELLQQLSNVRRGGAPQPSQLQQLHMQIQLERQQVTAARQQLERLPRRQQQPTVVSTAPSGATGVNNNAIGSSQANSNHTIITLNAGGRDAPITAASSSSMPVPIGLVGVSNILGPIGGSGGPATGSSSQQQQQQQQQQSQFLMARFMAPTMDEAEQAQLERDRADRSQFVQALMLSTIANIQSFNKSSSTAAADEELSDELSSLNLGVGNTSSTVNNSVRRSQPLVDDGGEEGGLDGDGGGTGGATTAESGNYGGEKEDGGGGNCDSFKLGADSQGRAGQQQQQHGSTGGGKPGKGQPSAKPGAGGGGGGAVERRTSSRQTPPSSGGGNAAKAREMKQANAASNTSSSVSSRQHHVPDPR